One segment of uncultured Tolumonas sp. DNA contains the following:
- the phrB gene encoding deoxyribodipyrimidine photo-lyase, producing the protein MSSLVWFRDDLRLHDHPALYAASLRNEPLQAIYFVTPRQWEKHDLAPIKADLMERQLNQLGAELATLGIPLTVFTVDAYQQLPQVLLNFCQQQRITQLFVNRDIGEYELQRDLAVQQQCNVAKIQVQWFDARCVFAPGTVLTGSKEMFKVFTPFSNAWLKRLMAEGYQVWPKPVSRGEALNWSPVQFDYPKTDSHAWPVGEESVLARLHDFCSEKVDAYGEQRDFPAIAGTSQLSPYLALGIITVRQCLAAMEAALGQLPFERGAAGFVWLNELIWREFYQHLLVAFPHLSKHKAFKPDTESVRWLWDETRFNAWCEGKTGYPIVDAAMRCLKQTGWMHNRLRMIVASFLTKDLHIDWRHGERYFMQQLIDGELAANNGGWQWAASTGADAAPYFRIFNPTTQGERFDEKGIFIKQWLPELAAVPEKYIHTPRDWLTVFQPQNEYPAPIVDHSEARAIALALFQR; encoded by the coding sequence ATGTCATCTTTAGTCTGGTTTCGGGACGATTTGCGTCTGCACGATCATCCGGCGTTGTATGCCGCCAGTTTGCGTAATGAGCCATTACAGGCCATCTATTTTGTAACCCCTCGGCAGTGGGAAAAACACGATCTGGCGCCGATTAAAGCCGATCTAATGGAGCGGCAACTCAATCAATTGGGGGCAGAGTTGGCTACGCTCGGTATTCCATTAACCGTATTCACAGTCGATGCTTATCAGCAGTTACCTCAGGTGTTACTGAATTTCTGCCAACAACAGCGCATCACACAGCTATTTGTAAATCGAGACATTGGTGAGTATGAACTACAACGTGATCTCGCGGTGCAACAGCAGTGCAATGTCGCCAAGATTCAGGTGCAGTGGTTTGATGCGCGTTGCGTGTTTGCGCCCGGAACCGTGTTAACCGGTAGCAAAGAGATGTTTAAAGTCTTCACGCCATTTAGTAATGCCTGGTTAAAACGATTAATGGCGGAAGGTTATCAGGTCTGGCCAAAACCAGTGAGTCGGGGTGAGGCACTTAACTGGTCTCCCGTGCAATTTGATTACCCTAAAACCGATAGTCATGCCTGGCCGGTAGGCGAAGAATCAGTGCTTGCCCGGTTGCACGATTTCTGTTCGGAAAAAGTGGATGCCTATGGCGAACAACGCGATTTTCCTGCTATCGCTGGCACGAGTCAGCTATCACCTTATTTAGCGCTTGGAATTATTACAGTTCGTCAGTGTTTAGCCGCGATGGAAGCTGCTCTGGGTCAATTGCCTTTTGAGCGTGGTGCTGCCGGGTTTGTATGGTTGAATGAATTGATCTGGCGGGAATTTTATCAACATCTGCTGGTGGCCTTTCCTCATCTGTCAAAACATAAGGCATTTAAACCTGATACTGAATCTGTACGCTGGCTTTGGGATGAAACGCGGTTTAATGCGTGGTGTGAAGGTAAAACGGGTTATCCAATCGTCGATGCCGCCATGCGCTGTTTGAAGCAAACTGGCTGGATGCATAATCGCTTACGTATGATCGTGGCGTCTTTCCTGACCAAAGATCTGCACATCGATTGGCGTCATGGTGAGCGTTATTTTATGCAGCAGCTGATTGATGGTGAATTAGCCGCTAATAACGGCGGTTGGCAGTGGGCGGCGAGTACCGGTGCGGATGCAGCACCTTATTTCCGCATCTTTAACCCGACCACACAAGGGGAGCGATTTGATGAGAAAGGCATTTTTATCAAACAATGGTTACCCGAGCTAGCAGCGGTACCAGAAAAATACATTCATACACCGCGAGATTGGTTAACCGTTTTCCAGCCACAAAATGAATATCCGGCACCGATAGTTGATCACAGTGAAGCGCGGGCTATTGCTTTGGCATTGTTTCAGCGATAG